In a single window of the Megalobrama amblycephala isolate DHTTF-2021 linkage group LG3, ASM1881202v1, whole genome shotgun sequence genome:
- the si:ch211-212k18.15 gene encoding probable E3 ubiquitin-protein ligase ARI5 isoform X2, translating into MSCGHAVTPQSLTGWCRSLLDQGQHKFMCPALKDGTLQRCNAEWPYVEVRRLAVLTQEEQSHFEETMAVLAAAEYCEHITCPGCQTFVERADITNLCAICTICTAEKGHTFQFCWQCMKEWKGPGPRSDRCENSGCTNPDIEKLTKCRYITLPEVKNVSCPSMRACPTCGNLVEHDTTGCKNIICNRCRVEFCFVCLKVTQECLQTSSYFIGCSAGVAPRQTSIPTWNRN; encoded by the exons ATGTCTTGTGGTCATGCTGTCACTCCACAGTCACTGACTGGGTGGTGTCGTAGTCTACTCGACCAG GGTCAGCACAAGTTTATGTGCCCTGCACTTAAAGATGGCACACTCCAAAGATGCAATGCAGAATGGCCCTATGTGGAGGTGCGGCGGTTGGCTGTACTAACACAAGAGGAACAGAGCCATTTTGAAGAGACAATGGCTGTCCTGGCTGCAGCTGAGTACTGTGAACACATAACA TGTCCTGGCTGTCAAACATTTGTTGAGAGAGCCGACATTACCAACCTCTGTGCCATTTGCACAATCTGCACGGCTGAAAAGGGTCATACATTTCAGTTCTGTTGGCAGTGTATGAAAGAGTGGAAAGGTCCAGGCCCTCGATCTGACCGCTGTGAAAACTCTGGATGCACCAATCCTGACATCGAAAAGCTGACAAAATGTCGTTATATAACGCTACCTGAAGTTAAAAATGTGAGTTGTCCCTCCATGCGAGCTTGCCCCACTTGCGGCAACCTTGTGGAGCATGACACAACAGGGTGCAAGAATATCATATGTAATCGCTGCAGGGTTGAATTCTGCTTTGTGTGCCTGAAAGTCACTCAAGAATGTTTACAAACAAGCAGTTACTTCATTGGCTGTTCAGCTGGAGTCGCGCCACGGCAGACTTCCATTCCAACCTGGaatagaaattaa
- the si:ch211-212k18.15 gene encoding probable E3 ubiquitin-protein ligase ARI7 isoform X1, with protein MTEQQQEEKRYDPNDTTLKFVTRQDDITGDDDPETRRAEMSCGHAVTPQSLTGWCRSLLDQGQHKFMCPALKDGTLQRCNAEWPYVEVRRLAVLTQEEQSHFEETMAVLAAAEYCEHITCPGCQTFVERADITNLCAICTICTAEKGHTFQFCWQCMKEWKGPGPRSDRCENSGCTNPDIEKLTKCRYITLPEVKNVSCPSMRACPTCGNLVEHDTTGCKNIICNRCRVEFCFVCLKVTQECLQTSSYFIGCSAGVAPRQTSIPTWNRN; from the exons AGTTTGTAACGCGACAGGATGAcataa CCGGGGATGATGACCCCGAGACTCGTCGAGCTGAGATGTCTTGTGGTCATGCTGTCACTCCACAGTCACTGACTGGGTGGTGTCGTAGTCTACTCGACCAG GGTCAGCACAAGTTTATGTGCCCTGCACTTAAAGATGGCACACTCCAAAGATGCAATGCAGAATGGCCCTATGTGGAGGTGCGGCGGTTGGCTGTACTAACACAAGAGGAACAGAGCCATTTTGAAGAGACAATGGCTGTCCTGGCTGCAGCTGAGTACTGTGAACACATAACA TGTCCTGGCTGTCAAACATTTGTTGAGAGAGCCGACATTACCAACCTCTGTGCCATTTGCACAATCTGCACGGCTGAAAAGGGTCATACATTTCAGTTCTGTTGGCAGTGTATGAAAGAGTGGAAAGGTCCAGGCCCTCGATCTGACCGCTGTGAAAACTCTGGATGCACCAATCCTGACATCGAAAAGCTGACAAAATGTCGTTATATAACGCTACCTGAAGTTAAAAATGTGAGTTGTCCCTCCATGCGAGCTTGCCCCACTTGCGGCAACCTTGTGGAGCATGACACAACAGGGTGCAAGAATATCATATGTAATCGCTGCAGGGTTGAATTCTGCTTTGTGTGCCTGAAAGTCACTCAAGAATGTTTACAAACAAGCAGTTACTTCATTGGCTGTTCAGCTGGAGTCGCGCCACGGCAGACTTCCATTCCAACCTGGaatagaaattaa